Below is a genomic region from Helianthus annuus cultivar XRQ/B chromosome 2, HanXRQr2.0-SUNRISE, whole genome shotgun sequence.
TTTTTATTTACCACAGGTTGGGCTTAAAGGTGAATTCCAAAAATTGTATGCTAACGACGATGATGAAAGTTTGAGTTGGACTAATTTGACACATGACGAAGTTCCATCAGTCCTCTCATGGTACAAGGTAAAATTAATTCCCAGAAGATTTATTATCTTTATCTATCAGTTTATTTTGCTGGTTAATCAGTTAGAGCTTATTTTGCACATATATTTTTACAAGCAATGATAAATTTACTTCACATACCACGAAAGAGTATCCACATGAATCACTGTGCCTTTCTACAATTAAGTTGGCTTTTATTCTACTTTGGCATGGTTGGAAAAAGTTGATGCTTGTATATTCTACTGTGGAACTTGCACTTTTTCGTCGATGCAACTTGTTTTGTAAAGCATATCTTAGTGTTGCACATTTTGCTGTTGATGCTTTCTATCCGCCACCTTTGCTAACAAGGACGTTTAGTATGTTTGTTATATCATTTCCGAAGAATACAAtattattattttcatttttgGTTGATGGCAGACCCATTTTGATTCCCCGGGTGGTAAAGATCCAGTGGTTGTTGATATGAGCAGTATGGGTAAAGGTCAAGCTTGGGTCAATGGACACCATATAGGAAGATACTGGACTCTTGTTGCCCCAAAAGATGGATGTCAAGAAAATTGTAATTATCGTGGAGCTTATAATTCAGGAAAATGCCAAACCAATTGTGGCAAACCTACCCAGATTTGGTAATTCTTCTTTCAAAAGAGATCCATGATTATACTAGAGGTCCAAATaggtatatataaaaaaatgaaattagCTTAACAGCTAACGGGTTGAAAGCCATCAAAAGTGTATTTTTATGCATAATACCtcctaaattattattttattaaaagatCTATATAAGTTTTGTAGTCATATTTGACACCTGTTGTTtattaaaaatctaaatttttggACAAAAAGCATGTTGGGTCAAACCAACCGACCCAGCGAACATAGAAAAACTACCCGTTCGACCCGAACCCTTCTTTGACCTGCTACCCAACCTACCTGATCTTCCCGTTTTACCACGTTGGATGAAACTGAAAGTCATTAATAGAAGTGGTTGCAAATCTGACATAGTGATGTTGAATAAATAAAAAACAGGTATCATGTACCAAGATCATGGTTACAACCATCAGACAATCTACTTGTTGTATTTGAGGAGACAGGAGGAAGCCCATTTGAAGTTTCTGTCAAGACAGTTTCTGTTGAAGCTGTCTGTGCTCACGTGTCTGAGGATTATTATCCACCGGTTAAAACGTGGTCCCAGTCAAGTTACATCAACGGGAAACTTTTTACAGACCAGAGGAAGCCGGTAATGGAACTGCAGTGTGAAGATGGTTATACCATTGCATCCATAGAGTTTGCTAGCTACGGAACCCCTCAAGGCAGCTGCCAATCATTCTCCACAGGCAACTGCCATGCACCAACTTCATCTTCCATCTTATCCAAGGTAACATAGACACCGACCGACACATTGTTATTTCACTTATTTGTCATGAAGTAACATGTGGGGTATTGGTGGCAATCTTGGCCCATTTACTTATGAACCGTCGATTCAGGTCATGCTTGATCTATTTAGAGTATTATTAGAATAAAacaactaaaaaataaaataaaaaaaggttaAATGGGTCAGAAATCGGCCAAAGttttagtttgttttccattTGTTAGGAGAAGCAGTATAACAGCATGAAAGCTTGTTGTTGACAGGCCTGTGAAGGAAGAAATAGGTGCAAAATAGAAGTCTCTAATTCTGTATTTGGAGACCCATGCCCCAGGACTGTAAAAACCTTGGCTGTTAAGGCGAGATGCAAACCATCATTGTCGTCATCATCATGGTACACCGGATTATCAGAAATATGAGACCAAGAAGCAAGACATGTTGCAGTCTTTTATGGTCCATCCACTGTGGTGTCATGTATCCTTTAATCATGTACATATACGTAATAACTATAAAGCTTTAAAAGTAAATCTTTGTTGGTCAACATGTTCCCTCTTTATTTTTTCTTGTTATTTCTCTCTCTATAAATCCTACCAATATTTACAAAATTGGGTTGGCGTGAAATACAACTGcaaaagatatattatttttaatatgaTGCATTTTTATAACTAAACGATATAGTGGGAGTTCCATCTGTTTTATATATGCTCTTTCGTTTCACTCATTCAGCCCGTCATAGATAAAACATAAATTGTATCATCCCAGTAATAGCTGAATTGCCCACCCAGACCCAGACCCTTACCTTTCCATTCAACCAGAAAATCTATAGTGTCTCAGTGGAAAGGAGGTTGGAATCTATTGTGATTCATGTTGGTCGTGGGACTGGTCGCTCAATGATGGCATACACTAAGATGGAGAACTAGACAAAAACTTTAGTCTACCTCAAAAATAGGGGGGAAAAGCTATTCACTCAaaattttctttattattttttttcctctAATATTCATTTTGGGGATAGGCAATACAAAGAACAAATATCCTGTGGAAACAATGGAACGGATATGAAATAAATTAACAAGAAATAATGCAGCTTACATACACCATACTTATACATGAAGTACAATCCATACAGCTTCACTAGAACAGCCACCCAGAAATCACTTTCTGCCCCATGGAAAGCAGCCACATCCCTGAGAAAGAACGCACAAACATTTGTAAATCCTGAGTCGTAGTTGGTCTGTTTTAAAGCATGCTGTAcataaatgtaaaaaaaatatgGACAGATTAGGTAACACGACAACGTGTTCAATATGATTACAAAAGCTATTTCATCACAATAACAATACAACTTTCTGAATAAAAACAGATTTAGGATGTTGTATGCATAAAAAACACATTTTGGACGTCTTTGAACCCGTTCGTCTTAATTAATTGTATCACATGCATCTAGAGATGAAACATAACCAAAATCGACTTGTTCACTACTAATGGGTAAAAAATGTAACTTGTAACACACTAAGCCAGATAGAAGCAGGTGTTTACCTTTTTTGCCTCAGGTCTATGACCATAGAAATTAGAATTATCGCTCGTTATCCTCGGTGACTTCCCACCACCACCATGCTTCTCCTCTCTTACTTTGTCGAATATGGTAGAGTAGCCTTCAGCTGAAGCGGGATCATTGTCATCCCAGTCACCAAATACCGGGACAGCTGTGCTGTCATCAGGCTGCCACATATTACATTTGTGCAATTAGAATCGTATATTAAAAAGAAAAACCACACAAATTAGTTAGTCTAGGAACTTACACTTTCATCACCAAGAGTAACTTGTCTCAACCGTGATCTTCCAGGAGTGGAAGAGGGTGCACCATTGCTACCTTCTGATGAAACCTTTCGTTCCCACATTGGAGAAGCTGTGTTACTCCTGGGGCCGCCTTTTGCCTGGTGCAATGTGGAGGAGACCCTTTTAGGTGAATCAAATGATTTACTTGAGTCAGCTTCTCGGGTAGCATGAGTTTGGTTTTTTGGTGTTGATGCATCTGTGTTCTTTGGTGTCTCAGATTCTGAGTTGTTGGATTCGGCATTCTTTACTTGCGCCTGAAATGAAGATCTATCTATCATTAGAAAGGTCACGAATGTTGTGGTCAAAACTGAAAAGGTTCACTTTGCCAATCCCACAAATCATAAAACGAGACCCATGTGAATCCTTTGGGACATTCCCTGAAGATCTAAAACCTAAATACTTTCTAGAATCGCACACTAATCTACCATTAAACCTAAGACCTCTTCTTGTGTTGACTGTTTCAGATCTTAAAGCTTCCAATAACATATGTATACTCATAATCCACATACACAGTCTCTAATCATCTagaaaaactaaataaataatcaaTGCTAAATTAATTAAAACCCTATAGATAACCAACCAAAAGCAAACTATGAGAATGAACACTTAAATGTAGATTCAAAGCTATATTCAAAGCTGACCGAATCCTAAATCAACCACACAATTGATAATTGTAACAAAAAAGCCGAATAGAACAGCAGGAGCAGGTGTTGTGTTGAGTTTCCCCAAAATGAAAGTTACAGTGATTGTGGTGAATGAGatagaaagaagaagaagaagtgaacTTACTGCCATGATATGGTAGGAGGAGTAGGTTGGATGAGCAGAAAGAAACCAACCTTTTAATGGGTCGGCAGAtcagacagagagagagagagagaatgaagaTTGGAGGGCGGTGATCTGGCGGCCACCGCTGACAATTCAATTCTTCATTTCTTTGatatttctttctttctttctttatttAGAGTAGAGTAGAGTAGAGTAGACCACTTGTTGACTCACATACATTTGCCTGATTTTTTTAATCATCTCTTCGGCATGCATGCTAGGTAGTGTGGCTAGGGCTCACAGGTGAGGTGAGGTAGGAGACTCGTATATGTTACCCAATCGGATTTAAGTCATTCAACGCTCTCGTGTGTGTATTCAACTTTGGATTATGCCCCTACTTTCTATTTGGGTACGTTGGATTGGATTTGGTAAAATGAGGTGCCGCTTGTCCTTTATTAGCTGCTCTCATTTGCGTATGCTTAGATTCTATAAAGGGCATACTAGCTATATATTAACTTCTAACACAAAACACCATTTTCACTAAGTTATACGGATTGCACAATTTTTGCAAATCACCTTAAATGATTCGTGACGTATGTAATTTACTTAAATTGATGGTCTACAAAAATTACACAGACCTTTTAACTTATATAAATGTATACGGACCTGTGTGATATTATACGCTTAGATCGAACCTTATGTGTGTGTATGGATTAAACCATGTATTGGATAAACGTCATCAATTCTTAAGCTTTGAAGTTGTTGACCCTTTTTTGGAAGTATTACAattataaaattaatttaaaaaggTTTGAAGAAATTGGGTATATTACAATATTAACAAATTGGTAAAAAGTATCACTTTCGTGATTTCTCGTAATCTTCCTATATTAATAAACGAAAATCCTTTTTGAACACTTGTCGTTCTCTCGTAATTTCCCACctgatttttttatttatctcttctatttaataataataataataataataataataataataataataataataataataatacatatcAATATAACTAAGGGGtcgtttggcaacatctgaatggttaagtgctgaaccagtaagaggtctgaaccattaagtgctgaactagtaagagatctgaatcattaagagcatgtataatgcttaaccgttcagaggcaaatgtccgACCAATTCAGactagaggtcttaaccattcagactctgtataaatcttaaccattcagaggcaaatgtctgaaccactCAGACAtatgctcgtgaaacaaacagtctgaaccattaagtgttgaaccagtatgaagtctgaaccattaagaacctcattaagaggtaaacaaacagcccctaaatctatttatctcttttgttttcataatttgaaattgatttcctttttaactctaaagttttaatctttagcaatttaagtctaaagtttcaatcatTGGTATTATAACCCCTTTGATTAGTTTGATTTTTCagttctaattcaaaagttttcatcttttgcaatttacccttttaattttttttactttcaacccaaagtttttcatcttttgcaagttAACCTCAATAcgttttttactttcaactttggtcccttatacttttcatctttcacagTTCTTCGTTTAgcatttcgttctaaattttccaggttaacacgccgcaacgtgcgtgtgaggttcaatgttttttcgtctattttttcccgtttgataggtctgtcgcaacgtgtctatttttccccgtttaataggtctgtcgcaacgcgcgagtcagagatcgacttagttatttttttttcgattttacACACAGGCTCGTGGTCATATGAGAAACATTTGttttcatctaacatgatatataactaactaatccccgccgcattgcggcgggtggtaattctagtATTTTATTATTACAAAATAAATCAAACACTAAGGTAAGAAAAAATATATCTTTTTAGTTTTTTACAAGACAAGATATTTAAGTATTCATGATGTCATTTTCTGATTTTAAATATCAATCTAACAGGGAGCTAGTCGCATTTATATATGTTATTGAATATGCACTTGTGTTGTGTCATGGTCACATCAAATACATAACTCACATTTATTTTGAAGTGTCAAGTTGCATTAGCCTGGTTGTCGGATGTTTGGTGTTTTgcattgttttaatttttgattaaaatacaatatttatatataaaagtaCTTTAAGACTATCAGGGTGTCCGGAGTGGTGCGGCAAACTTGAGCGGCAAAGGGTTTTGCCGCGCGGCAACACCGCCGCCGACCCCTTTGCCGCACAGTAATCAAAGATGAACGGTGAGGGCTTGCCGCTGCGGTGAAGGGAGGGTATGAGAGACAGAGGGTAGTGTGGGGTGgagtccattccaatctcaatcaatcacacatttttttttaaaaaaaaagtttaccacttcagcaagtgtctaaccattgccaacacttttcagcaaagtttaaacagtTTTCACTGATTAACGTGGCACACTCTGATTGGTTaattttttagtttgccactcttAAGTGTTTAACCATTCCTTACACCCTTAGGGTGAACGGGGCGTAAAGCGGGGAGGGGTTCGGTGACCCTATCCACCGATTGGGAACACCGCCGCCGTCCATGCGGGGACCCGAATCGGTGAGGGTAATCGGTGTGGAGTCACCGCGTCGAATGGCACGAGATTCAAGAGAGGACCGTTGGCAAcggtcaaatttaaaaaaaaaaatcaatttttttaacaaTATAAATATAACCAACCTAATCAAATTTTTTACCACACCCACCACTCTCAAACTCACAAATCTATCAAATACaacacaaaatggattccaagtttCCGTTTTTTTCTCccctacccgactttcccgacgatgaagatgcatcgtcaagcgatggtagcttaattttcttccaaaatctcatccaacaagcggagctactagacacggcatcgtctagtaaaaaaaaataGTCCGTCGAGATCGTGAGGGAGGCCATGAGACAttcatggccgattattttgttgaaaatccaaaatttaatgccgATACTTTTCGTCAGAgatttcgtatgtccaagtctttgttcctaaaaattgttagtgacgtggaagcgtatgacgagtggtttcaagagggcttagacgggagaatgaagaaaagtttcacgccgttgcaaaaggttacttcggcgattaaacaacttgcatccggtaacccaccagacgaaaacgccgagtatttaaatatgtctgaaaggacctctcgtgagtgccttgaatatttctgcgagacggtcTGTAAAATGTATGCCGGTGAATTCttacgtagaccaacgagccatgacgttgcgctattgtatcaggctcatgaggagaggcatcacctacctagtatgttgggtagtctggattgtacacacttcgtctggagaatgtgccccacagaattgcgtgggcaatacatgagaggcgatcatcaatacctgacggttatgttagaagcggtggcgtctcaagatttgtggatttggcatgctttttgtggcccggcgggttcacaaaacgacatcaacgtgctgcaacaatctccattatttcttgctcaacgaaacggaacggcgccaaattgtccatttcaagtgaacaaccacttatacaaacgcgggtattatcttactgatgggatctaccctaactggtccgtgtttgtgaagtcttttccatatcctcacatcccgaatgaaaaaaagttcaagaggcaacacgaggccgtaagaaaagatgtggaacgggcgtttggtgtgttaaaggcgaagtggggaatactaaatcgtccaatgcgttcgaaaatggtgaaaaagataaggtccatcgtgtatacgtgccttattttacataacatgattataaaagacgacggaagggcgatagcaccggtacatattcaagatcctccagtcgaacccgtcttcgatgatacagagctcattgacgaagacatgcgttggagactaaaacacgatctcgttgagcatctcggaagtttagatctacctcaccttgaagtgagttccgacgacgagtagtttgtttttatatttttctagttttaatgtaatttttatttttctagtttgaatgtaatttttatttttctaggttgttttttttttaatttaatgaaatggcttttatttaatttttatttttattaatatttttttaatttataaacatgcataattttacaacaaataaaaaaaaaccgaagtcccctaagaggggagtgccgccatcaaaatggGGTGTTAGGAGAGTTTAAGAGAGAAGTTAACGTGGCACTAGCTGATTGGtagtgcgtaagagaggggactctcCTCTTATGGGAGTGCCCCTTGCACCCTTAGGTTATCTATTATCAATGACTATCATCCCAACGTTATCACTATCCTTTCCCTTTCTTCACATTCATCCTTCAAATTTTGTTATACTCATCCCTGATCATCCACTTTTATTTATATTCTAAATGCAATTAAATTATTTTAGCTTTTAAACATTTAATGAATATAtttaattaaaaattttaaagaaaaattgGATTTTAATGATCTTAACTTTGATCTAGTGGCCGAAATTAATCCTAACTCAAGAAATATTTACCAAAAGTCTCAACTTTGAACATATTTCACTTTAGCAATGTGATACTAACGTGTTATATAAACATAAAAGTTTTACAATATTTTAGAGAAACATGTATGAATAATAATCAAGCATGCCACGACGTTGTTAGGATCTCATATAGGCCTTTATGGCCCTGGCCCGTAGAAACTCAAAATAACTCATTTACCTATAAGGTTCACTTAAAATGAGAAATTTTCGTGCGGGTCCCTATTTCACGCAAAATAAAGTGACAAAAATGTTGGGAAGTAGTAAAACGGATGCTCGGAtgttaataaaaaaatgtaaaatggATGGCGTGTGGGACAAGTAAACTTGATGTCCAAGTATTTAACTTGGGGACCAAGTTgggctttgtatatatttaagtcTTCAATCCATTccttaatatttacaaaaataatcTACAGAGAGAAAACCATTATTGGAAGAGAAGAGGAATTAATTCATTAGAGgtatcatcaaagaaagaaaggTACGAACTCTCAAATACGACATGTTGACTTTTATTAGTGTTCCGTTGATTTTTGTGTCAAACAAACAATTCAATGAAGCTAGCATTATATTCAATGaactttatttttcaaaaaaaaatatttttaaccaTAAACTAATCTACTTTTAAATACTCCTCCTgtatataatattaatattaatttaataaaacaaacatGTTATGATA
It encodes:
- the LOC110927326 gene encoding RPM1-interacting protein 4 isoform X1, which produces MAAQVKNAESNNSESETPKNTDASTPKNQTHATREADSSKSFDSPKRVSSTLHQAKGGPRSNTASPMWERKVSSEGSNGAPSSTPGRSRLRQVTLGDESPDDSTAVPVFGDWDDNDPASAEGYSTIFDKVREEKHGGGGKSPRITSDNSNFYGHRPEAKKHALKQTNYDSGFTNVCAFFLRDVAAFHGAESDFWVAVLVKLYGLYFMYKYGVCKLHYFLLIYFISVPLFPQDICSLYCLSPK
- the LOC110927326 gene encoding RPM1-interacting protein 4 isoform X2, which translates into the protein MAAQVKNAESNNSESETPKNTDASTPKNQTHATREADSSKSFDSPKRVSSTLHQAKGGPRSNTASPMWERKVSSEGSNGAPSSTPGRSRLRQVTLGDESPDDSTAVPVFGDWDDNDPASAEGYSTIFDKVREEKHGGGGKSPRITSDNSNFYGHRPEAKKGCGCFPWGRK